In the genome of Rhodoplanes sp. Z2-YC6860, one region contains:
- a CDS encoding alpha/beta fold hydrolase: protein MTRPPLPAAATFKGASDNTLIGDVYGEQGAPVLLLHGGGQTRHAWKKTGELIAQIGRTAYAVDQRGHGDSQWVQDGAYQYEDFAADARTLADTLAERIGGARPVAVGASLGGMAALLANGGGSHGKEAFSALVLVDVTPRIDSEGVAKIQGFMRANLREGFGSIAEAADAVAAYLPHRPKPRSHEGLKKNLRLHPDGRWRWHWDPRFLEGNRRIGPGSGEVERVLVEAARRITIPTLLVRGASSELVGEEHAKDFLKLVPHARYVDVTGARHMVAGDRNDQFANAIEGFLKELKVSA, encoded by the coding sequence ATGACGCGTCCGCCACTGCCGGCCGCCGCGACCTTCAAGGGCGCGTCGGACAACACGCTGATCGGCGATGTCTATGGCGAGCAGGGCGCCCCGGTGCTGCTGCTTCACGGCGGCGGTCAGACCCGGCACGCCTGGAAGAAAACCGGCGAACTGATCGCGCAGATCGGCCGCACCGCCTACGCGGTCGACCAGCGCGGTCATGGCGATTCCCAATGGGTCCAGGACGGCGCCTACCAATACGAAGATTTCGCCGCCGACGCCCGGACGCTCGCCGATACACTTGCGGAACGGATCGGTGGCGCGCGGCCCGTGGCCGTCGGCGCCTCGCTCGGCGGGATGGCGGCGCTGCTCGCCAACGGCGGCGGCTCGCACGGCAAGGAAGCCTTCTCCGCGCTGGTGCTGGTCGATGTTACGCCGCGCATCGACAGCGAGGGGGTCGCCAAGATCCAGGGCTTCATGCGGGCCAATCTGCGCGAGGGCTTCGGCTCGATCGCCGAGGCCGCCGACGCGGTCGCGGCCTACCTGCCGCATCGGCCGAAGCCGCGCTCCCACGAGGGGCTGAAGAAGAACCTGCGGCTGCACCCCGATGGTCGCTGGCGTTGGCACTGGGACCCCCGGTTCCTGGAGGGCAACCGCCGGATCGGCCCGGGCTCGGGCGAGGTCGAGCGGGTGCTGGTCGAGGCCGCGCGGCGCATCACCATTCCGACGCTGCTGGTGCGGGGCGCGTCCTCCGAACTGGTGGGTGAGGAGCACGCCAAGGATTTTCTCAAGCTCGTGCCGCACGCTCGATACGTGGACGTCACCGGAGCTCGCCACATGGTGGCCGGCGACCGCAACGATCAGTTCGCAAACGCCATTGAGGGGTTTCTTAAAGAGTTGAAAGTATCCGCTTAA
- a CDS encoding alpha/beta fold hydrolase: MPTFSHGSVEIAYLDEGQGDPIILIHGFASSKDVNWAQTSWFTTLKSAGRRVIALDNRGHGQSAKLYDPAEYHTAKMASDVRALMAHLGIGRADVMGYSMGARITAFLALESPELTRSIVLGGLGIHLVEGVGLPESIADAMEAPSLADVTDAQGYAFRAFADKTKSDRRALAACIRGSRQEMTREQVGSIKTPTLVAIGTRDLVAGSPDRLVALMPNARSLPIPDRDHMIAVGDKVYKAGVLEFLAERP, encoded by the coding sequence ATGCCGACCTTCAGCCACGGTTCTGTAGAGATCGCCTATCTCGATGAGGGGCAGGGCGATCCCATCATCCTCATCCACGGGTTCGCCTCGTCCAAGGACGTGAATTGGGCCCAGACCAGCTGGTTCACGACGCTCAAGAGCGCAGGCCGCCGCGTGATCGCGCTCGACAATCGTGGCCACGGTCAGTCCGCCAAGCTCTATGACCCGGCCGAATATCACACCGCCAAGATGGCGTCCGACGTGCGGGCCTTGATGGCGCATCTCGGCATCGGCCGCGCTGACGTGATGGGCTATTCGATGGGCGCGCGGATCACCGCGTTTCTCGCGCTGGAGAGCCCGGAGCTGACGCGTTCCATCGTGCTGGGCGGGCTCGGCATCCACCTGGTCGAAGGCGTCGGGCTGCCCGAGAGCATCGCCGACGCGATGGAGGCGCCGTCGCTCGCCGACGTCACCGACGCGCAGGGCTATGCGTTCCGCGCCTTCGCCGACAAGACCAAGTCGGATCGCCGCGCGCTCGCGGCCTGCATTCGCGGCTCGCGGCAGGAGATGACGCGCGAGCAGGTTGGATCGATCAAGACGCCGACCCTGGTGGCGATCGGAACCCGCGACCTCGTTGCGGGCTCGCCCGACCGGCTCGTGGCGCTGATGCCAAATGCGCGCTCGCTGCCCATTCCCGACCGTGACCACATGATCGCGGTCGGCGACAAGGTCTACAAAGCCGGCGTGCTGGAATTCCTGGCGGAGCGGCCATGA
- a CDS encoding zinc-finger domain-containing protein, which produces MSDHIVPHFHNDPGVAVIEIGAHEFQCVGAKPPFDHPHVFLDMGADKEIICPYCSTLYRHDPNLDPHEARPAACALTEAV; this is translated from the coding sequence ATGTCCGACCATATCGTTCCCCACTTCCACAACGATCCGGGTGTCGCGGTGATCGAGATCGGCGCACACGAATTCCAGTGCGTCGGCGCCAAGCCGCCGTTCGACCACCCTCATGTGTTCCTCGATATGGGCGCCGACAAGGAGATCATCTGTCCTTATTGTTCGACGCTCTACCGGCACGATCCGAATCTCGATCCTCATGAGGCGCGGCCGGCGGCCTGCGCATTGACCGAAGCAGTGTGA
- a CDS encoding FAD-dependent monooxygenase, whose protein sequence is MASSRNVLIAGAGIGGLSAALMLARSGFRVTLMEQAERLEETGAGIQLSPNATRILIEMGLGSRLKADVFEPKGITIHTASGSTLARIPLGADAEKRYGAPYWSIHRADLQMALLEAVQANPDISLRLGTRVEDFVVHAHGVSAACRRRSTASEEHGIALIAADGLWSVLRPRLGVRARPQFRKRTAWRALVPASTVDAEFRAPEVQLWLGRSAHIVHYPVKTGALINIVAIVDDNWAEPGWAASGDREQLLSRYSQWSWCAPVRDFLAQPDRWTKWALYDIDPFSPWSDGPVTLLGDAAHPMLPFLAQGAAMAIEDAAVLADCMGRYPDDVASAMRRYERARRRRTARVQNAARSNGRTYHMSAAEAVLRNIFLRLAGGPLLLYRYNWLYDWHTATPGSVAREHKLPSARPDDE, encoded by the coding sequence GTGGCGTCATCGCGCAACGTCCTGATCGCGGGCGCGGGCATCGGTGGATTGAGTGCCGCGCTGATGCTGGCGCGGAGCGGTTTCCGCGTCACGCTGATGGAACAGGCCGAGCGGCTCGAAGAGACCGGCGCCGGCATTCAGCTCTCCCCGAACGCCACCCGCATCCTGATCGAAATGGGCCTCGGCTCGCGGCTCAAAGCCGATGTGTTCGAGCCGAAAGGGATCACGATCCACACCGCATCGGGCAGCACGCTGGCCCGCATCCCGCTTGGAGCTGACGCCGAGAAGCGCTACGGCGCGCCCTACTGGTCGATCCATCGTGCCGATTTGCAGATGGCACTGCTCGAAGCCGTGCAGGCGAACCCCGACATTTCGCTGCGGCTTGGCACCCGGGTCGAGGATTTCGTGGTGCACGCCCACGGCGTCAGCGCCGCCTGCCGCAGGCGCTCCACGGCATCCGAGGAACACGGCATTGCGCTGATTGCCGCTGACGGGCTGTGGTCGGTGCTGCGGCCGCGGCTCGGCGTGCGCGCCCGCCCGCAATTCCGCAAGCGCACCGCCTGGCGGGCGCTGGTGCCGGCCTCCACCGTCGACGCCGAGTTCCGCGCGCCCGAGGTGCAGCTCTGGCTCGGCCGCAGCGCCCACATCGTGCATTACCCGGTCAAGACCGGCGCGCTGATCAACATCGTGGCCATCGTCGACGACAACTGGGCGGAGCCCGGCTGGGCCGCGAGCGGCGACCGCGAGCAGCTCCTCTCGCGCTACTCGCAGTGGAGCTGGTGCGCGCCGGTGCGTGACTTCCTGGCGCAGCCGGACCGCTGGACGAAATGGGCGCTCTACGACATCGATCCGTTCAGCCCCTGGAGTGACGGCCCGGTGACGCTCCTGGGAGATGCCGCCCACCCGATGCTGCCGTTCCTTGCTCAAGGCGCCGCCATGGCGATCGAGGACGCCGCCGTGCTGGCCGATTGCATGGGCCGCTATCCCGACGACGTCGCCTCGGCGATGCGCCGCTACGAGCGGGCGCGACGGCGGCGCACCGCGCGGGTGCAGAATGCCGCCCGCAGCAACGGCCGGACCTACCACATGAGCGCGGCCGAGGCCGTGCTGCGCAATATCTTTCTGCGATTGGCCGGCGGTCCCCTGCTGCTGTACCGCTACAATTGGCTCTATGATTGGCACACCGCCACGCCGGGCAGCGTGGCCCGCGAGCATAAGCTGCCCAGCGCGCGGCCCGATGACGAATAG